A genomic window from Solanum dulcamara chromosome 11, daSolDulc1.2, whole genome shotgun sequence includes:
- the LOC129875063 gene encoding uncharacterized protein LOC129875063, translated as MEVNGGDGEPVGKSPAEEEMTTFSRHHFGISEDTADGFSVTIVENMKEEYGLFVWPCSIILAEYVWQQKSRFTGASVVELGAGTSLPGLVAAKVGADVTLTDDSNRSEVLTHMRRQCDLNDIKCKIHGLTWGVWDTQIFCLCPNIILGADVLYDSCAFDDLFATVAFLLQSSPSSVFITTYHNRSGHHLIGFLMVKWGLKCVKLLDGFSFMPSYKTSSLSGNIQLAEIVLDTANGDEKKLM; from the exons ATGGAAGTGAACGGCGGCGACGGCGAACCGGTGGGCAAGTCTCCGGCTGAAGAAgaaatgactactttttctCGCCACCATTTCGGAATTTCCGAAGACACCGCCGATGGATTCTCCGTCACCATCGTCGAG AACATGAAAGAAGAGTACGGTTTGTTCGTATGGCCTTGCAGTATTATTCTAGCCGAGTACGTATGGCAACAAAAGTCGCGCTTTACTGGCGCATCTGTGGTTGAG CTTGGGGCAGGGACCTCGTTGCCTGGGCTGGTTGCTGCCAAAGTGGGTGCAGATGTGACGCTGACTGACGATTCAAACAGATCAGAG GTGCTCACTCACATGAGAAGACAGTGCGACTTAAATGATATCAAGTGCAAG ATACATGGACTTACATGGGGTGTGTGGGATACACAAATCTTCTGTCTGTGCCCAAACATTATCCTTGGAGCTGATGTCCTATACGACAGTTGTG CCTTTGATGATCTTTTTGCAACTGTGGCATTTTTACTCCAGAGTAGTCCATCATCCGTTTTTATTACTACATATCACAACAGAAG CGGGCATCACCTAATTGGATTCTTGATGGTGAAATGGGGCCTGAAGTGTGTAAAGCTTCTTGATGGGTTCTCATTCATGCCATCATACAAGACGTCTAGTTTGAGTGGTAACATTCAATTGGCTGAGATTGTTTTGGACACAGCAAACGGAGACGAGAAAAAATTGATGTAA
- the LOC129872521 gene encoding protein FEZ-like, whose product MGMDFDDEQLMRFLLKFVTSMPIQCDQIRLVDLYGNKKPSQLFDTTSTNHHHYVFTQLKKIKGNGKNFNRGIVGGGGSWKGVDTSKPVYDKKGLVIGFKKTFRFDEKKHVWIMKEYRPSDSILKALRLRGQIRHEEEFSVCRITRSANSDRNGENLLASCVPISSSQFQETVKSENQDLGRSSAANVISNGNISPVCLVLKESNVPAAKEEEECSVPVVHQETASVSLLAKESNVTAAKDEECSVRPDYDIATYHQELDAYAASVLETMIPYIPEPQEDEADSIPLFCEDFYIGYTDLWS is encoded by the coding sequence ATGGGGATGGATTTTGATGATGAACAACTCATGAGGTTTCTTCTCAAATTTGTTACTAGTATGCCTATTCAATGCGACCAAATTCGACTTGTAGATTTGTATGGCAACAAGAAGCCATCTCAGTTATTCGATACCACTTCTACTAATCATCATCATTATGTCTTCACTcagttaaagaaaataaaagggaaTGGTAAGAACTTCAACAGGGGAATTGTTGGCGGCGGTGGCTCATGGAAAGGAGTCGACACGAGTAAACCAGTGTACGACAAGAAAGGATTAGTGATTGGGTTCAAGAAAACGTTCCGTTTTGATGAAAAAAAGCATGTGTGGATTATGAAAGAATATCGTCCTAGTGATAGTATACTAAAGGCCTTGAGACTTCGTGGTCAAATTCGACATGAGGAGGAATTTTCTGTATGTCGCATTACCAGGAGTGCCAATTCGGATCGCAATGGAGAGAATTTACTTGCCAGTTGTGTCCCAATATCttcatcacaatttcaagaaacTGTGAAATCCGAAAATCAAGATTTGGGACGATCCAGTGCTGCTAATGTAATTTCGAATGGGAACATCAGCCCAGTTTGCTTAGTCTTAAAAGAATCAAATGTGCCTGctgcaaaagaagaagaagaatgctCTGTTCCTGTGGTTCATCAAGAAACTGCCTCTGTTAGTTTACTCGCAAAAGAATCAAATGTGACTGCTGCAAAAGACGAAGAATGCTCTGTTCGTCCGGATTATGACATTGCTACTTACCACCAAGAACTTGATGCGTATGCTGCCTCTGTACTCGAAACAATGATTCCTTACATTCCGGAACCACAAGAAGATGAAGCTGATTCTATCCCACTTTTCTGCGAAGATTTTTATATTGGTTATACAGATCTCTGGAGTTAA